From one Geoalkalibacter halelectricus genomic stretch:
- a CDS encoding sigma-54-dependent transcriptional regulator: MKPMTQVLVIDDEAHNRQALSMLLSHSGYQVQSAVSGEEALEIMQKTPFEIIITDLFLPGVSGIDILKRVKEDSPYTSVILITGNASAETAVEAMKEGAFDYITKPFNFEKLKVIVAKAVEKSRLVAENLYLRQQLRGKYKFDNIIGNSLAMQQVFSRMERIVNTDSTILILGESGTGKELVAKAIHYNSPRKDQPFIAINCGAIPAELLESELFGHVKGSFTGAVADKPGRFEAANGGTIFLDEIGTMPMHLQMKLLRVLQEQEVERVGSTRKTKLNVRVVSATNANLEEEVKRGHFREDLYYRLNVIPIVLPPLRERREDIALLARSFLQKFCREMDRPLMSVSPAAMAAIEAYAWPGNVRELENLIERTVALTDGEVIELDDLPSSIAGAHAANPTTLPLSPQLTEAGVDMNLMVADLERALIQEALILAKGVKARAAALLGLNRTTLVEKIKRLGIEEA, encoded by the coding sequence ATGAAGCCAATGACCCAGGTGCTGGTCATCGATGACGAAGCGCACAATCGCCAGGCCCTGAGCATGCTGCTGAGCCACTCGGGCTACCAGGTGCAATCGGCCGTCAGCGGTGAAGAGGCCCTGGAGATCATGCAGAAAACCCCCTTTGAGATCATCATCACCGACCTGTTTCTGCCCGGAGTGAGCGGCATTGACATTCTCAAGCGCGTCAAGGAGGACTCCCCCTACACCAGCGTCATTCTGATCACCGGCAACGCCTCGGCCGAAACTGCCGTGGAGGCCATGAAGGAGGGCGCCTTTGATTACATCACCAAGCCCTTCAATTTCGAAAAGCTCAAGGTCATCGTTGCCAAGGCCGTGGAAAAAAGCCGCCTGGTGGCGGAAAACCTCTATCTGCGTCAGCAGCTGCGCGGCAAATACAAATTCGACAACATCATCGGCAACAGCTTGGCCATGCAGCAGGTATTCTCCCGCATGGAGCGCATCGTCAACACCGACTCGACCATCTTGATCCTGGGGGAATCGGGTACCGGCAAGGAATTGGTGGCCAAAGCGATTCATTACAACAGCCCCCGCAAGGACCAACCCTTTATCGCCATCAACTGCGGAGCGATCCCCGCCGAACTTCTCGAGAGCGAACTCTTCGGCCACGTCAAGGGCAGTTTCACCGGAGCAGTGGCCGACAAGCCCGGGCGCTTCGAAGCGGCCAACGGCGGAACGATTTTTCTCGATGAAATCGGCACCATGCCCATGCATCTGCAAATGAAGCTTTTGCGCGTTCTGCAGGAGCAGGAGGTGGAGCGGGTCGGTTCCACGCGCAAGACCAAGCTCAATGTGCGCGTGGTTTCGGCCACCAACGCCAACCTTGAGGAAGAGGTTAAAAGAGGCCACTTTCGTGAAGACCTCTATTACCGTCTCAACGTCATTCCCATCGTATTGCCGCCGCTACGCGAGCGACGCGAGGACATTGCCCTGCTGGCACGAAGTTTTCTGCAGAAATTCTGCCGGGAAATGGACCGGCCTCTGATGTCCGTCTCGCCCGCGGCCATGGCGGCCATCGAAGCCTATGCCTGGCCGGGCAACGTGCGCGAGTTGGAAAACCTCATCGAACGCACCGTCGCCTTGACCGATGGCGAAGTGATTGAACTCGACGATCTGCCCTCCTCCATTGCCGGGGCGCACGCCGCCAACCCGACCACCCTGCCACTTTCCCCCCAGCTCACCGAAGCGGGCGTGGATATGAATCTGATGGTTGCCGACCTGGAGCGCGCCCTGATCCAGGAAGCACTTATCCTGGCCAAGGGAGTCAAGGCGCGTGCCGCCGCCCTGCTCGGGCTCAACCGCACCACCCTGGTGGAAAAAATCAAGCGCCTCGGCATCGAGGAAGCCTAA
- a CDS encoding type VI secretion system-associated FHA domain protein produces MHKPKKSVVTRLDTAAAGRSPTAGVSAKSAAGRIPAQALIAGLARMIEGLRCFADEFGLAQWRVLGANWEEFQGRGAEEVLRGWLRDEKQGAERIERLFEDLMDHQMALLGGLEGVAREAAEQFNPQQVRQRTPRMLGLSPGLWRNYCRHFQEVTDSDHQLYRSLLLPGFVTAYAQAREKSREVAPSPPTGAASSPRR; encoded by the coding sequence ATGCACAAGCCAAAGAAAAGCGTGGTCACGCGTTTGGATACTGCTGCGGCCGGTCGGTCGCCAACAGCTGGGGTCTCAGCTAAAAGCGCTGCGGGGCGGATCCCCGCCCAGGCCCTGATCGCCGGTCTGGCCCGCATGATTGAAGGGCTGCGCTGCTTTGCCGACGAGTTCGGCTTGGCGCAGTGGCGGGTTCTCGGCGCCAACTGGGAAGAATTTCAGGGCCGCGGCGCCGAGGAGGTGCTGCGTGGCTGGCTGCGCGATGAAAAACAGGGCGCCGAGCGCATCGAGCGGCTCTTCGAAGACCTCATGGATCACCAAATGGCTCTTCTCGGCGGCCTTGAAGGTGTTGCGCGCGAGGCGGCGGAGCAATTCAATCCGCAGCAGGTCCGCCAACGTACCCCCCGCATGCTCGGTCTGAGTCCCGGTTTGTGGCGAAATTATTGCCGCCATTTTCAGGAAGTGACCGACAGCGATCACCAATTGTATCGCTCATTGCTGCTGCCCGGCTTCGTGACCGCCTATGCCCAGGCGCGCGAGAAAAGCCGCGAAGTCGCGCCGAGCCCGCCCACCGGGGCGGCGTCTTCTCCCAGGAGGTAA
- the tssJ gene encoding type VI secretion system lipoprotein TssJ — protein sequence MLRQGLLLLVLLPALLMLSGCADPQVRLGLSSTANLNLNDFDEPLPVVVRVYQLNDEANFLNADFADLWKDDLRTLGKSLLTRDEIVMNPAAQMALEYPRHEQTRFVAVMGVFRKPGDNNWRDIRPLPEGFFSRRLTGTLRVHLKGNTLEMVD from the coding sequence ATGTTGCGTCAGGGTTTGTTGTTGCTTGTTCTTTTGCCGGCATTGTTGATGCTGTCGGGTTGCGCCGATCCGCAGGTGCGCCTCGGACTCTCGTCCACCGCCAACCTCAATCTCAATGATTTTGACGAGCCTCTGCCGGTGGTGGTGCGCGTCTATCAACTCAATGACGAGGCGAATTTCCTCAACGCCGACTTCGCCGATTTGTGGAAGGACGATCTGCGCACCCTGGGAAAGTCGCTGCTCACGCGCGATGAAATCGTGATGAATCCCGCTGCGCAGATGGCCCTTGAGTACCCGCGCCACGAGCAGACCCGCTTTGTCGCCGTGATGGGCGTGTTTCGCAAACCCGGCGACAACAACTGGCGCGATATCCGCCCCCTGCCCGAAGGCTTCTTTTCCCGGCGCCTGACGGGAACCCTCAGGGTTCATCTCAAGGGCAACACCCTGGAGATGGTCGACTGA
- the tssK gene encoding type VI secretion system baseplate subunit TssK → MNTDGLRKIVWAEGVFLGQQHFQQWDRYQEGVQALLARGLNPLAWGILNLRIDAQSLENGRLRIERCLALFPDGRLVSYDAGVDPPLMCELGGRGGESFEVYLCLPGNRQVDGISGYPGKGHVCAWQADYREIADEYDGGRSREVLLARPNLRLLSADQPRDAFAALPVARVLNEGDGSFRLLPEFIPPVARIGASARLESLVAGMIDLIGARLRILNERKAAHGGGAGEFAQADPLNFNLLQVLSGAWPLLLHFQHNPELHPEFLYRGLVPVLGNLRAFSSNDGGEIPRYRHEALETVFPPLAALVEKLMDVQTQQRSASLLLARESDCLWRAEGLSPEQLQRATLFLEVDHGGEDPNWITDFARQVKVGPRSSIELMVASALPGVRLVHTQRPPAQMPVRSGCEYFRLEQRGDFWSKMLEEGSVAVFVTHPFAQADLALVRVQE, encoded by the coding sequence ATGAATACGGACGGACTGCGCAAAATTGTCTGGGCCGAGGGCGTCTTTCTCGGGCAGCAACATTTTCAGCAATGGGATCGCTACCAGGAAGGGGTGCAAGCGCTGTTGGCCCGCGGTCTCAACCCGTTGGCCTGGGGAATTCTCAATTTGCGCATCGATGCCCAGTCTTTGGAAAACGGGCGGTTGCGCATCGAGCGTTGCCTTGCCCTGTTTCCCGACGGGCGCCTGGTTTCCTACGACGCCGGGGTGGATCCGCCCCTGATGTGCGAACTCGGGGGGCGCGGCGGCGAGAGCTTCGAGGTCTATCTGTGCCTGCCCGGCAATCGTCAGGTCGATGGTATTTCCGGATATCCAGGCAAGGGGCACGTGTGTGCCTGGCAGGCGGATTACCGCGAAATCGCCGATGAATACGACGGGGGTCGCAGCCGCGAGGTGCTGCTGGCGCGACCCAACCTCCGGCTTCTGAGTGCCGATCAGCCACGAGACGCCTTTGCCGCGCTGCCCGTCGCGCGGGTTCTCAACGAAGGAGACGGAAGCTTTCGGCTGTTACCTGAATTCATCCCACCGGTGGCGCGTATCGGCGCCTCGGCGCGGCTTGAGTCGCTGGTGGCGGGCATGATCGATTTGATCGGCGCCCGCCTGCGCATCCTCAACGAGCGCAAAGCGGCCCATGGCGGCGGCGCCGGAGAATTTGCCCAGGCCGATCCCTTGAATTTTAACTTGCTTCAGGTTCTATCCGGCGCCTGGCCGCTGTTGCTGCATTTCCAGCACAATCCCGAGCTGCATCCCGAATTTCTCTACCGTGGCCTGGTGCCGGTGCTGGGTAACCTCAGGGCCTTTTCCAGCAACGATGGCGGTGAGATTCCCCGCTATCGCCATGAAGCCCTGGAAACGGTATTTCCTCCTCTTGCCGCCCTGGTGGAAAAGCTCATGGATGTGCAGACCCAGCAGCGTAGCGCCTCCTTGTTGCTCGCGCGCGAAAGTGATTGCCTGTGGCGCGCCGAGGGCCTTTCCCCCGAGCAGTTGCAGCGCGCGACGCTCTTTCTCGAAGTGGATCATGGCGGCGAGGATCCCAATTGGATCACCGATTTCGCCCGTCAGGTCAAGGTCGGACCGCGCTCAAGCATCGAACTGATGGTGGCCTCGGCTTTGCCCGGCGTGCGCCTGGTGCATACCCAGCGCCCGCCGGCCCAGATGCCGGTGCGCAGTGGCTGCGAATATTTTCGCCTGGAGCAGCGCGGCGATTTCTGGAGCAAGATGCTCGAGGAAGGGTCCGTCGCGGTGTTTGTGACCCATCCCTTCGCGCAGGCCGATCTGGCGTTGGTGCGAGTGCAGGAGTAG
- the icmH gene encoding type IVB secretion system protein IcmH/DotU, whose product MEVQKGSDRVNALLECSQMLFTLVAPLRGGAEARLPGEDFREQILAGFDEMERMAFERQIGMVILKDAKYALAAFVDEAVMSSAWSGRLAWMSRPLQLEMFGDHVAGEGFFERLSQLRQGGEANLDLIELYYVCLQLGFEGIYKVRGLEQLMALQVDLRSQIEGYRGVADPRLAPQGVPREGLFTRVRREVPYWVVAVVTVAVIFFGYLGYAYTINRMAGHSVVHMEAEGRAVKQMAMEQRRAPVAAKEVEP is encoded by the coding sequence ATGGAAGTTCAAAAAGGATCGGATCGCGTCAATGCCCTGCTGGAATGCAGCCAGATGCTGTTCACTTTGGTGGCGCCCTTGCGTGGCGGGGCCGAGGCACGCCTGCCGGGAGAGGATTTCCGCGAACAGATTCTGGCCGGATTCGACGAAATGGAGCGTATGGCGTTCGAGCGCCAGATCGGCATGGTGATCCTCAAGGATGCCAAATACGCCCTGGCCGCCTTTGTCGACGAAGCCGTGATGTCGAGCGCCTGGTCGGGGCGCTTGGCGTGGATGAGCCGCCCCCTGCAATTGGAAATGTTCGGCGACCATGTCGCCGGGGAGGGCTTTTTCGAGCGGCTTTCTCAGTTGCGCCAGGGCGGCGAGGCGAATCTCGATCTCATCGAACTCTACTATGTCTGTTTGCAGTTGGGTTTCGAGGGTATTTACAAGGTGCGCGGGCTCGAGCAACTGATGGCGCTTCAGGTCGACTTGCGCAGCCAGATCGAAGGTTACCGGGGTGTTGCCGATCCACGCCTGGCGCCCCAGGGGGTGCCGCGTGAGGGCCTCTTCACCCGCGTGCGCCGTGAGGTGCCCTATTGGGTCGTGGCGGTGGTGACGGTGGCGGTGATCTTTTTCGGGTACCTCGGCTATGCCTACACCATCAACCGCATGGCAGGGCATAGTGTCGTGCACATGGAGGCCGAAGGCCGAGCGGTCAAGCAAATGGCCATGGAGCAGCGCCGAGCACCGGTCGCGGCCAAGGAGGTCGAGCCATGA
- the tssM gene encoding type VI secretion system membrane subunit TssM, whose protein sequence is MRSFLLLLQGYLLGRTGSRVVGVLLLISLVWWGGPYVGLTDETLRLWIIVAILCLILMAWAVRLVVVRRRAGRFHAELQQQQGQEQDDRRFEIEELQRKMNEAVATLKSSELGVNHRGSAALYALPWFMIIGPSAAGKTTLLRHSGLHFPYAEEGDIDIRGFGGTRNCDWWFSNEAVLLDTAGRYTTEPADHSEWKAFLALLRKHRRRMPINGVLVAISLEDLLTGDQNALAQHVKIIRDRIDELTTDLGCLVPVYLVITKCDLLHGFVSFFEDLGEHDRSQVWGAWLGENSDPETLSEAFEARLKELYERLCAMRLRKLSMQRRFAAKAQIHEFPAEFQVAAERLGEFTRLLFKQNPYQETPRFCGVYLTSATQEGTPLQRILGNMRQAFGYVEETSAVPREAVRSYFVKKVFQDIVFTNAQAGIKTRRREVVARLLKSTWVLASLALILGSFMVLSTSLTSNTLVLQRGSAAAEQVRFALAAAEPQPRKVLASLDDLHAHYTNLRDYERKLPWHLVLGVYQGGAQIDPSRRILLDALELSFFQPVARALEFRLENQIRQWETMDEKGREKIRRDYYEDLRTYLMMARPEHLDQGTALPRLTEIWRKELLRGTDQGGDEIGLSEQRLLELAGFFLAHLGNPSEQWAVAPWAARDAMVDQAREQLRTPPKAQQLYAQIIEKSRVELKDRTLEDLIRGYDFGLLTSGFKLPGVFTERGWREFVHPQIDQAVRSASRGDWVIGLQHDAEAADDGSAAARHGYINAELAARLEKEIRQIYFADYVEAWYGLLDSVRIAPFTSLDDAGRKILILSRSDGPIGELMRVVSRNINLSEGGSAGLETLAGQLVEGQGAGRNLVAELEGPLRDLRKFCDPADKMTVSLLINQYLLAISALQGEVERLGAAVDVPREAGSYAANILTGGGASSELYKSWVSTSSLLGGIEARTRRVAGNLLMAPLRQSWQIILAETRKDLQRSWQNSVYAAYGQKVEGRFPFVANGRDAALVDVSDFFRPDDGVLWNFVNQNLAPFLSRERNGWRQKTWLDQGPGFNRNLLEGLEQAQLISESLFRRGGSQPEVQFYLYPMPSRGLSEMYLESNGQHYRYRNEPQEWRKFRWPGDMERLGARIHGVTGTGSGRAELGFEGIWGLFHLLGQADLRAESGTHYLSVWELDDGNGMPLAVQFRIRADRENNVFERGLFSDLSLPERIF, encoded by the coding sequence ATGAGGAGTTTTCTGCTGTTGCTGCAAGGATATCTGCTTGGCCGCACCGGCAGCAGGGTGGTCGGCGTCTTGCTGCTCATCTCCCTGGTCTGGTGGGGCGGTCCCTATGTGGGGCTGACCGACGAAACTTTGCGGTTGTGGATCATCGTCGCCATTCTCTGCCTGATCCTGATGGCCTGGGCGGTGCGGCTGGTCGTGGTCCGGCGGCGTGCCGGGCGCTTTCATGCCGAACTCCAGCAACAGCAGGGGCAAGAGCAGGATGACCGGCGGTTCGAAATCGAGGAACTGCAAAGGAAGATGAACGAGGCCGTCGCGACCCTCAAGTCCTCGGAACTGGGGGTGAATCATCGCGGCAGCGCGGCGCTCTACGCACTGCCCTGGTTCATGATCATCGGCCCCTCGGCGGCGGGCAAGACTACTTTGCTGCGCCATTCGGGACTGCATTTTCCCTACGCCGAGGAAGGCGATATCGATATTCGCGGCTTTGGCGGCACCCGCAACTGTGACTGGTGGTTTTCCAACGAGGCGGTGCTTCTCGACACGGCCGGACGCTATACCACCGAGCCGGCGGACCACAGCGAGTGGAAGGCGTTTCTCGCCCTGCTGCGCAAGCACCGGCGCCGCATGCCCATCAACGGGGTGCTGGTGGCCATCAGTTTGGAGGATCTGCTCACCGGCGATCAGAACGCTCTCGCCCAGCACGTTAAAATCATCCGCGACCGTATCGATGAACTGACCACCGACCTGGGATGCCTGGTGCCGGTGTATCTGGTCATCACCAAATGCGATCTGCTGCACGGGTTCGTGTCGTTTTTCGAGGATCTCGGCGAACACGACCGCAGCCAGGTCTGGGGCGCCTGGCTTGGGGAGAACAGCGATCCCGAAACCCTGAGTGAAGCTTTCGAGGCCCGGCTCAAGGAACTCTACGAGCGGCTCTGCGCCATGCGATTGCGCAAACTCTCCATGCAGAGGCGCTTTGCCGCCAAGGCTCAGATCCACGAGTTTCCGGCCGAATTCCAGGTGGCCGCGGAGCGCCTCGGCGAATTCACGCGGCTGCTTTTCAAGCAAAACCCCTATCAGGAAACTCCGCGCTTCTGTGGCGTCTACCTGACCAGCGCGACGCAGGAGGGAACCCCCCTGCAACGCATCCTCGGCAATATGCGTCAGGCGTTTGGCTACGTGGAGGAGACAAGCGCCGTGCCGCGCGAAGCCGTGCGCAGCTATTTCGTCAAGAAGGTTTTTCAGGACATTGTTTTCACCAACGCCCAGGCGGGCATCAAGACCCGCCGGCGGGAAGTGGTCGCGCGCCTGCTCAAATCAACCTGGGTTCTGGCCTCACTGGCCTTGATCCTGGGCAGCTTCATGGTGCTGAGCACCTCGCTGACCAGCAATACCCTGGTCTTGCAACGTGGCAGTGCCGCGGCGGAGCAGGTACGCTTCGCCCTGGCCGCCGCCGAGCCCCAACCCCGCAAGGTGCTTGCCTCCCTGGATGATCTCCATGCCCATTACACCAATCTGCGGGACTACGAGCGCAAACTCCCCTGGCATTTGGTGCTGGGCGTCTACCAGGGGGGCGCGCAGATCGATCCCAGCCGCCGGATTCTTCTTGATGCCCTGGAGCTGAGTTTCTTTCAGCCGGTGGCGCGGGCCCTTGAATTTCGCCTCGAAAATCAGATTCGGCAATGGGAAACCATGGACGAAAAAGGGCGGGAAAAGATCCGCCGGGATTATTACGAGGATCTGCGAACCTATCTCATGATGGCGCGCCCTGAGCATCTCGATCAGGGCACGGCCCTGCCGCGGCTGACCGAGATCTGGCGCAAGGAGTTGTTGCGCGGCACCGACCAGGGCGGCGATGAAATCGGCCTGTCCGAACAGCGGCTGCTGGAACTCGCCGGTTTTTTCCTCGCGCACCTGGGTAATCCTTCCGAGCAATGGGCGGTTGCCCCCTGGGCCGCGCGAGATGCCATGGTCGATCAGGCGCGCGAGCAGTTGCGCACGCCACCCAAGGCCCAACAACTGTATGCGCAAATCATTGAAAAATCCCGCGTGGAACTCAAGGACCGCACCTTGGAGGATCTCATCCGCGGCTACGATTTCGGGTTGCTGACCAGCGGATTTAAATTGCCGGGAGTGTTTACCGAGCGCGGCTGGCGCGAGTTCGTTCATCCGCAAATCGATCAGGCGGTCCGTTCGGCCAGCCGTGGTGACTGGGTCATCGGGTTACAGCACGATGCCGAAGCGGCCGACGATGGCTCCGCCGCGGCGCGCCACGGCTACATTAATGCCGAACTGGCGGCGCGGCTGGAGAAGGAAATCCGCCAGATCTATTTCGCCGATTATGTCGAGGCCTGGTATGGCCTGCTTGATTCGGTGCGCATCGCTCCCTTCACCTCCCTTGATGACGCTGGGCGCAAGATTTTGATTTTGTCGCGCAGCGACGGTCCCATCGGTGAGCTGATGCGAGTTGTGTCGCGCAACATCAACCTCAGCGAGGGCGGTTCCGCGGGTCTCGAGACGCTGGCAGGCCAACTGGTCGAGGGCCAGGGGGCGGGGCGCAATCTGGTGGCGGAACTCGAGGGCCCCTTGCGGGACCTGCGCAAGTTCTGCGATCCGGCCGACAAGATGACCGTCAGTCTGCTGATCAACCAGTACCTGCTGGCGATCTCCGCCCTGCAGGGAGAGGTCGAGCGCCTCGGCGCCGCGGTCGATGTGCCGCGCGAGGCCGGCAGCTACGCCGCCAACATTCTTACCGGCGGGGGCGCGAGCTCCGAACTGTATAAAAGTTGGGTGTCCACCAGCAGCCTGCTCGGCGGCATCGAGGCGCGCACTAGGCGGGTCGCGGGCAATCTGCTCATGGCCCCCTTGCGCCAGAGTTGGCAGATCATTTTGGCTGAAACACGCAAGGATCTGCAACGCAGTTGGCAGAACAGCGTCTATGCGGCCTATGGCCAAAAGGTCGAGGGGCGCTTTCCCTTCGTCGCAAATGGACGGGACGCGGCCCTGGTCGATGTCTCGGATTTCTTCCGGCCCGATGACGGGGTTCTGTGGAACTTCGTCAACCAAAATCTCGCTCCGTTTCTCAGCCGCGAACGCAACGGATGGCGGCAAAAAACCTGGTTGGACCAAGGGCCCGGCTTCAATCGCAACCTGCTGGAAGGGCTCGAGCAGGCGCAGCTCATCAGTGAGAGTCTCTTCCGGCGCGGCGGCAGCCAACCGGAGGTGCAATTTTATCTCTACCCCATGCCGAGTCGTGGTTTGAGCGAGATGTATCTGGAGAGCAACGGCCAGCATTATCGTTACCGCAACGAGCCCCAGGAATGGCGCAAATTCCGTTGGCCCGGCGACATGGAACGCTTGGGCGCACGCATCCACGGAGTGACGGGAACGGGTAGCGGCCGTGCCGAGTTGGGTTTTGAGGGCATCTGGGGACTCTTTCACCTGCTGGGGCAAGCGGATCTGCGGGCCGAAAGCGGAACCCATTACCTGAGTGTCTGGGAACTGGACGACGGCAACGGCATGCCGCTGGCGGTACAATTTCGGATTCGCGCCGACCGCGAAAACAACGTCTTCGAGCGTGGCCTGTTTTCAGACCTGAGCCTGCCGGAGAGAATTTTTTAA
- the tagF gene encoding type VI secretion system-associated protein TagF: MFGLFTRSAKTPAATRRRDQHGCFGKMPIHPDFIRHGVRAREVVGLENWVQEGVGLFSRRAPGEAREPLASFPRHHLVMNGGEQDRTLVGTLSASRDRSGRAYPFVVFSLADEPLFREMQAAVPLAFDAFFQNSDHILDAPWNQEPVALLLDRVDGMASRDTSLTRRQYLERQIALLGDISMGQFWSDSFPDQAPNRQGLFEALFSALRSAARRGPGRVTWGLRLPLGRHANALPMVVFWVQMVEAILEERHWRAHYFWHGGDAQRPGALTLFFRPLAASLFLWLMPGEADEAGLFDLRGVMNQRSDVRCAPELARMLLDDEVSMLDLLYRAGRREVLT, translated from the coding sequence ATGTTTGGTTTGTTCACACGTTCCGCCAAAACACCCGCCGCAACGCGACGGCGCGATCAGCACGGGTGTTTTGGAAAAATGCCGATTCACCCTGATTTTATCCGCCATGGTGTGCGGGCACGCGAGGTGGTCGGCCTTGAGAACTGGGTGCAGGAAGGCGTGGGCTTGTTCTCCCGCCGTGCGCCGGGAGAAGCGCGCGAGCCCTTGGCCTCCTTTCCCCGGCATCATCTGGTCATGAACGGCGGTGAGCAGGATCGCACCCTGGTTGGAACCCTGAGCGCCAGCCGTGACCGCAGTGGCCGCGCTTATCCCTTTGTTGTTTTCAGTCTTGCCGACGAACCCTTGTTTCGCGAGATGCAGGCAGCCGTGCCCCTGGCTTTCGATGCCTTTTTCCAAAACAGCGACCATATTCTTGACGCACCCTGGAACCAGGAACCAGTGGCGCTGCTGCTGGATCGCGTCGATGGCATGGCATCGCGCGATACCAGCCTGACCCGGCGCCAATACCTGGAACGCCAGATCGCCCTGCTGGGCGATATTTCCATGGGGCAGTTCTGGAGCGACAGCTTTCCAGACCAGGCGCCCAATCGCCAGGGGCTGTTCGAGGCCTTGTTCAGCGCCCTGCGCAGTGCCGCACGCCGTGGCCCCGGACGGGTGACCTGGGGCTTGCGACTGCCGCTGGGGCGGCATGCGAATGCACTGCCGATGGTGGTGTTCTGGGTGCAGATGGTGGAGGCCATCCTCGAGGAACGTCACTGGCGCGCCCATTATTTCTGGCATGGCGGCGATGCGCAGCGACCCGGCGCCCTGACCCTGTTTTTCCGGCCTCTGGCGGCCTCGCTCTTTCTGTGGCTGATGCCCGGTGAGGCCGATGAAGCGGGTCTGTTCGATCTGCGCGGGGTCATGAATCAGCGCTCGGATGTGCGTTGCGCCCCAGAGCTGGCGCGGATGCTGCTCGATGATGAGGTTTCCATGCTTGATCTGCTGTATCGCGCCGGTCGCCGCGAGGTGCTGACATGA
- the tssA gene encoding type VI secretion system protein TssA, translating to MSMPLAHHVADASLLDAVLAPLPQGGEDPRYCEEFLLAKREIDKLRENQYAQVHTLCCGILSGVGKDLRVAGFLLMACLGRDGLGGLMDGAAAYLRLLEEYWEECHPRKDNQRISALAWLNGARLEAMAREAGRSASPQDLERLRYCVDGINALLRARIGAEAPQWQALDAWLKIKSPSPERPAEKAVPAAPVDPPPASRTETAPEEAKPVVEQREPQVGSEREAFAMARILSDYYRAQGHWQQALAFTRALRWGGANLPPQEQGRTRVPAPRATAVTTLERQRQQSDPQALLELCESLFLEPGGQFWLDLQYLARQAAHNWGRAALQDFIDEQTRSLLRRLPGLEALSFDDGRPFADSATRAWLAELCTETAPPATQDASDEWDVQLAEALKTAREHAARNQLGEALNLLRALPAPTKVRRMRLELAQAALCLQGGRADIALPLAESLEAQSETLQMRVWNEGLALEIWRLGIDIRRQCLPKAAGEAKAALETQIRRLHAQICRTDPAVAVKWL from the coding sequence ATGAGCATGCCGCTTGCTCATCATGTCGCGGACGCCTCCCTTTTGGATGCGGTGCTCGCGCCCTTGCCTCAGGGCGGAGAGGATCCGCGCTATTGCGAGGAATTTCTGCTCGCCAAGCGCGAGATCGACAAGCTCAGGGAAAACCAGTATGCCCAGGTACACACCCTGTGCTGCGGCATTCTTTCCGGAGTGGGCAAGGATTTGCGCGTCGCGGGCTTTTTGTTGATGGCCTGCCTGGGTCGCGATGGACTCGGCGGTCTGATGGACGGTGCCGCGGCCTACCTTCGCCTGCTGGAGGAATATTGGGAGGAATGCCACCCGCGCAAGGACAACCAGCGCATCAGTGCCCTTGCTTGGCTCAACGGCGCGCGCCTCGAAGCCATGGCGCGCGAAGCCGGTCGTAGCGCTTCGCCCCAGGATCTCGAGCGCTTGCGGTACTGCGTCGATGGCATCAACGCGCTGTTGCGGGCACGAATCGGCGCCGAAGCTCCGCAATGGCAGGCCCTGGATGCCTGGCTCAAAATCAAATCCCCGTCCCCTGAAAGACCTGCGGAAAAAGCCGTACCGGCGGCTCCGGTGGATCCGCCGCCGGCTTCCCGCACGGAGACTGCCCCGGAAGAAGCCAAGCCGGTCGTGGAGCAGAGGGAACCGCAAGTAGGCTCGGAGCGGGAAGCTTTCGCCATGGCCCGTATCCTCAGTGATTATTATCGCGCGCAGGGGCACTGGCAACAGGCCCTGGCTTTCACCCGGGCGCTGCGTTGGGGGGGCGCCAATCTGCCGCCTCAGGAGCAGGGACGTACGCGGGTTCCGGCGCCGCGCGCCACCGCCGTGACGACCTTGGAGCGGCAGCGCCAGCAATCCGATCCGCAGGCGCTGCTGGAACTGTGTGAGAGTCTTTTCCTGGAGCCGGGTGGGCAGTTCTGGCTTGATCTGCAATACCTTGCGCGCCAAGCCGCGCACAATTGGGGACGCGCGGCCTTGCAGGATTTCATCGACGAGCAGACTCGTTCCTTGCTGCGCCGCCTGCCCGGTCTCGAGGCGCTGAGCTTCGATGACGGGCGCCCCTTCGCCGATTCCGCCACCCGCGCCTGGCTGGCCGAGCTTTGTACCGAAACGGCGCCGCCTGCGACGCAGGATGCAAGCGATGAATGGGACGTGCAGCTGGCCGAGGCCCTGAAGACCGCCCGCGAACACGCGGCTCGCAATCAACTTGGCGAGGCCTTGAACTTGCTGCGCGCCCTGCCCGCGCCGACGAAGGTTCGGCGCATGCGCCTGGAGCTTGCCCAGGCCGCTTTGTGCCTGCAGGGTGGGCGCGCCGACATCGCATTGCCCCTGGCCGAATCCCTGGAGGCGCAGAGCGAAACGCTGCAAATGAGGGTTTGGAACGAGGGTCTGGCCCTGGAAATCTGGCGGCTCGGCATCGATATCCGCCGACAATGCCTCCCCAAGGCCGCAGGGGAGGCAAAGGCGGCCCTGGAAACCCAGATCCGCCGACTGCACGCCCAGATCTGTCGTACTGACCCGGCCGTCGCGGTGAAATGGTTGTGA